Sequence from the Methanomassiliicoccales archaeon genome:
TCAGGGAGTGTCCACCGGGTGACCTGAAGAAGTCAAGCACCTCTTTAGGTATCCTACCATTGCCAGTATCAGCGCTCAATCGAACCACTCGGAGCGAGAACCTACTCGACGCACTTAAAGCTTACCGGCTCATTCTCAGTCCAGCTAATGAAAACAGTCGCCTCTCGATAGGGGCTATCGCCTCCATGAAAAGTGCACTTTGATATCCGGGCCCGACAAGGTTTTATGCGCAGTCGGGCATTGCACCTGTCTATTAGCTATACGGAGCTGAACTAATGCTTCTTTGCCCATTGGACTACCGCTACGGGCGCGACGACATGAAGATGATATTCACCGAGGAGAACCGTCTCCTCACCCAGCTTAAGGTAGAGGCAGCCCTGGCCAGGGCGCACGCCAAGTTGGGCAACATACCGAAGGCGGCCGCTGCAGAGATAACCAAGAAGGCGGACCTCAAGTTCGTGAGACCGGAGAGGGTCAAGGAGATCGAGGACGAGACCAAGCACGACGTCATGGCCATGGTCCGTTCATTGTCGGAACAGTGCTCCGGAGAGGCCGGACGCTATGTGCATCTGGGGGCGACGTCCAACGATATCGTCGACACCGCCTCGGCCATCCAGATCTCCCAGGCACTGGACATAGTGGAATCGGACGTCGTTCACCTCATCGGCACGCTGGCCGGGCTGGCCAAGCAGCACCGCGACACCATAATGATGGGCCGGACGCATGGGCAGTTCGCCATACCGACCACCTTCGGATTCAAGATCGCCGGCTACATCACCGAGATGATGCGCTACCAGGAAAGGATCTCCGAAGCACGGAAACGCCTGTGCGTCGGCAAGATGTCCGGAGCGATCGGGACCGGTGCCGCCCTGGGCCCGAAGGTCCTGGAGATCCAGGAACTGGTCATGAAGGACCTGGGACTGGGGATCGAGGAAGCGGCCACCCAGATCGTCTGCCGTGACCGGTATGCGGAGCTGGTGTCGATCATGGCCATGCTCGACACTTCCTGCGAGCGTTACGCGACCGAGGTCCGAAACCTGCAGCGGTCGGAGATCATGGAGGTCTCGGAAGCGTTCGACAACGAGAAGCAGGTGGGAAGCTCGACCATGGCCCAGAAACGGAACCCGGTCATCTCCGAGAACCTGTGCGGACTGACCCGGATCGCCCGGGCGTTCATCATCCCGGCCATGGAGGACATGGTCCTGTGGCATGAGCGCGACCTCACCAACTCGAGCGCGGAACGCTTCATACTGCCCCATGTCATGGTGCTGACCGATGACATCGTGACCAAGATGGACACGGTCTTCTCCGGGCTGGTGGTGCACAAGGACAACATGCAGAGGAACCTTGATTCCTCCAGGGGACTGATGATGGCCGAACCGGTCATGATATGCCTGGTCGGAAAGGGTCTCGGACGCCAGGACGCCCACGAGATCGTCCGCCGGGCCAGCATGGCCGCTGAGGACCAGGGAAAGACCTTCAAGGAGATGCTCCTGAAGAACAAGGAGGTCAAGTCCCGGATGACCAAAGCGGAACTGAACAAGGTCATGGACCCGTCGAACTACGTCGGAGTGGCGCCCCAGATCGTCGATTCAGTCGTCGCCAAGGCGGAAGCGGTGACAAAGACTAAGAAACCCAAGAGGACCAAGTGAGCCTTGGCTGGCCGTGCCAACGGCCAGGGCCCTACGATCATTTTTGTTCCCCCACGATCTCTCGGACATGTTTTGCCGACCGTTCACAATATGGATCCATCGGGCAAAAATAGATAAGTCACGCACTGGCCTATTAGCGCGATAAGTTGTTCCAACCAGATGCCTTGTATGATATCCTGATCGTCGACGACGAGCCTGGCCTATTGAACCTGGCAAGGATTTACCTGGATATGGAGGGAGGATTCAGGATCACCATCGCTGGCTCTGCGAAACAGGCCTTGGAGCTTATCGCAGCCCATCATTTTGACGCCGTCATCTCCGACTATCAGATGCCGGGGATGGACGGCATCGAGCTTCTAAGGCATCTGAGGTCCAGGCAGATCAACGTGCCATTCGTTCTATTCACCGGTAGAGGAAGGGAGGATGTGGCGATAGCCGCCCTCAATAGCGGGGCTGACTTCTACATCCAAAAGGGCGGGGAACCGAAGGCGCAGTTCGCCGAGCTCAAGCATGCCATCATTTACTCGATCCACCGGAAAGGGGCGGAGGAACTGGTGCAGAGCATCGTCGACAACGCTCCGCTCATGATCATGATCATTGACGAAGAAAGACGTATCCAGACGTTCAACAAGGGGGTGCTGGAGTTCACCGAGTTGTCACCGCAGGAGATAATCGGCCTTCGCTGCGGCGATGCTTTCGATTGCGGCAACTCCAAGGAGAACGGCAATGGATGCGGCTTTAGTTCGCATTGCGACGAGTGCCGCCTTTGGGAAGCGATCCAGAGGGCGATAACCAAGGGGGAGAGATGTCTTCGGGTGGAGGCGGTCCTTCCCACCCCGGATGCGGACGGGAACGGCAAGACCGTGCTCATGGTCTCCACCGCTCCCATCAGAGCGTTCGGAAAGAACCTGGCCCTCGTGTTCCTGGAGGACTTCACTGGATTTCGGAGGAAGCAGCCGGCAGAGCATGCGATGTTTGGGCATAATTGACCATATGACCTGAAGGTAATCGTCCTGATCAATGAAAAATAGGAAAAGGTTTATTTTTATCGTTCAGAAAAGCACAGCATCGGCGAACTGAGGCAGCTGGACCTTGACCAGGTCGAACTGACCGTCCGAGAAGCTCAGAATGACATGCATCTTCAGGTCGATACCGTCAGACTCGCTTCCCATATAGAAGACCGAGTTGGTATGGAAGTTCAGCCACAGGTTGGCCTGGGACAGATCCCCGTTGACCGGTATGTCGGTATGGAGCACCAACTGGACGTTCTTTGAATCGATCGCCATGACGACGTTCTTCTCCGTATCAAGCAAGGCTATGGTCCCATGCCAGTTGATATGCAGGTTAACATCGAAGTGGTCATTCTTCTCCTTCGCCATGACGTTCATGTGGGCCGTCCCATTGATGAAAATGTATTGGATCCCGCTATCCAGGAACTGTTGAAGCGGAACTATCTCATTAAGCATCGCCAATTGTTCATCGGTCAATTGGACTTGGTAAAGGTCGATGGTCAACGAATCGACCTTCACATTGTCGACCATCCGATAGTCCGGGCTCTTGGCTTGAGCAGGCGCTACGGCGAAGGCCATTATGAGCATTGGCATCAACACGGCCAGCACTAAAAGTTTCACTAGGTTCTTAGCGTTCATGTCTAGTCATCCCCCTTAGGATGCCTTATCATCGGTCTCAATCGGTATATACTGATGGAGGCCATTTCAAGAAATGAAAATAGCGGAAGAGATCCGCGAAACTAACGGGATTGTGACAAAACCCGCGGAGCTGGAATGGTCTGAAATCTAGAATCCAGTATCATTGCTGGTCAGAAACAATTATATCCCAAGTAGTGTTCCCTGTCAATACATTGGGCTGGTAGATCAGCGGAAGATCGCTGCCTTCGCAAGGCAGAAGCCGGGGGTTCGAATCCCCCCCAGTCCACCATTTTCCTGGCTAACCTCGATTCCTCCCTTTTTCGGGAGAAACACACTGGCCTGATATGCTGCATAGAGGTCTTCTGCAGCGTTCATATCCTCGAAATCTAGACCGAGGTACTTCATTGTCGTTCTTGTATCGGCGTGACCGAACTTCCTTGCTATGAGCTCTATCGGCACCTTTGCCCGATACATCATGCGACCGCAGGTCCTTCTTAGATCGTGGTTGGAGAAATGGAATCCTACCCGTTCCCCGATCTTGTTCAGGATCTTCTCGATGGCGCTCTTCTGATAGGCATGCAGTTGTCCGTTCCGCTGATAGATCAGCAGCTTATCCGGAACGACTACCGCCTTGTTCTTTTTCCTCGCCTTCGCGATCTCCCGGTCCCTTATCTCAAGGTACTCTTCGAGAACTGCTATCGTCTCCGGATGCCAGTTGATGTCCCTGGGCTTTCCTCCATACCTTCCCTTACCTAGAAGGTGAACGGAATTGATCCGTCCGCTGGAGAAATCGCTGGCCTTCAGACGTATGAGCTCGATCCGTCTCATTCCGAGGTCTAGCTCGCAATGGACTATCATCTTCTCAATCCCCCGAACATTCATCTTTACTGTCATTGCTTGCTCATCCGTCAGCCATCTTACCCTTGACGATCTTAGGTTCCCGAATCCTATCTTGATCTTTGCTACCTCTTGATTACCAGTCCATTTCAGGAAACCCATCAGCATGGATACCATGTTCGCCTTGTACCGCTCTGATCTCCCGACTAGGAAATCATTGCGAATGTAATTAATCTCGGGCCTTCCCATCTTTCGAGGGTTCAGCTCGAGCTTGGCATCCTGTAGGGCTTGAAGGATGGTCTTTAGAGCCCATTTGTAGTCACGGATCGTGACCTCGCTCCTATTCCCATCCCTTAGCTCTTGCAGATAGGCATCTAGCTCCCTGCCGAGGGAATACCATGCCGTTGGCATTAGTTCCCCTCAAAGACATGATAAACAGTGTGAGATACAAATTCTCTCGCTCCCGACCTACCCCCGTACCCCTTTCTTGTTAACTTGTTAACTATTTGGGATACTGGCAAGCGAGTTAGGACGAGGTAAATCACGTTTTTCGCCTTCTAACTATTTTGAACCCTGTTCACTGGACGATTTCGTTCTGTCGCCGAATTTTTGCAAATTGGACCTATATGCCAGTTCGAATTGCTCAACGTTTTTGAAGAAAGAAAGATTGCCGGTTCCTGGTTCAGCAACAAACCCCATGCCTTTCAAAAGGTTGGTGACAGTTCGGGTCTTTACCTCTTCGTTGAAATTGTCTCC
This genomic interval carries:
- the purB gene encoding adenylosuccinate lyase produces the protein MLLCPLDYRYGRDDMKMIFTEENRLLTQLKVEAALARAHAKLGNIPKAAAAEITKKADLKFVRPERVKEIEDETKHDVMAMVRSLSEQCSGEAGRYVHLGATSNDIVDTASAIQISQALDIVESDVVHLIGTLAGLAKQHRDTIMMGRTHGQFAIPTTFGFKIAGYITEMMRYQERISEARKRLCVGKMSGAIGTGAALGPKVLEIQELVMKDLGLGIEEAATQIVCRDRYAELVSIMAMLDTSCERYATEVRNLQRSEIMEVSEAFDNEKQVGSSTMAQKRNPVISENLCGLTRIARAFIIPAMEDMVLWHERDLTNSSAERFILPHVMVLTDDIVTKMDTVFSGLVVHKDNMQRNLDSSRGLMMAEPVMICLVGKGLGRQDAHEIVRRASMAAEDQGKTFKEMLLKNKEVKSRMTKAELNKVMDPSNYVGVAPQIVDSVVAKAEAVTKTKKPKRTK
- a CDS encoding response regulator encodes the protein MFQPDALYDILIVDDEPGLLNLARIYLDMEGGFRITIAGSAKQALELIAAHHFDAVISDYQMPGMDGIELLRHLRSRQINVPFVLFTGRGREDVAIAALNSGADFYIQKGGEPKAQFAELKHAIIYSIHRKGAEELVQSIVDNAPLMIMIIDEERRIQTFNKGVLEFTELSPQEIIGLRCGDAFDCGNSKENGNGCGFSSHCDECRLWEAIQRAITKGERCLRVEAVLPTPDADGNGKTVLMVSTAPIRAFGKNLALVFLEDFTGFRRKQPAEHAMFGHN